One genomic window of Pecten maximus chromosome 3, xPecMax1.1, whole genome shotgun sequence includes the following:
- the LOC117322936 gene encoding TNF receptor-associated factor 3-like isoform X1, protein MNFDDKQSSLNLSGPPLTLSSTDRLTGTLGNLSLSSSLGTPEDTPEFVQLDPSCYCVHCKLVVREALQLLCGHHVCLLCLDPLFGDEDVKICSVDDCGYQISKSEVFPDTFKRREVLKQKVYCTFRSRGCDAIAAWKDLKNHVTRCEFALVPCVRAAEGCTALLPRDMYDSHVRETCDFLPVTCNSCQTVTLKGKFQAHIEKDCPKAMISCPFSCGTPKFFREQLDTHREQCPNKPNQCSFSSIGCEFKGTLQSVQSHEKDDLASHLQLLSKYTSAMERRNADIMTELSDLRQEKAKWHQHAKALEEQCNLLKKENSAVKKSEKELTVLIAHHGERVIGLDRKIEDKALMTTTDKACP, encoded by the exons ATGAATTTTGACGACAAACAAAGCTCCCTAAATCTGTCGGGTCCGCCATTAACGTTGTCAAGTACGGATCGTTTGACTGGAACTCTAGGGAATCTGAGTTTGTCCAGCTCCCTTGGGACTCCAGAAGATACACCCGAATTTGTACAACTTGATCCTTCGTGTTACTGTGTTCACTGCAAGCTTGTTGTGAGAGAAGCATTGCAACTTTTGTGCGGCCATCATGTTTGTCTACTTTGCCTTGATCCACTGTTTGGTGATGAAGACGTTAAAATATGTTCTGTCGATGACTGTGGGTACCAGATAAGCAAGTCGGAG GTTTTTCCAGATACATTCAAACGTCGAGAGGTTCTGAAGCAGAAAGTTTACTGTACATTTAGGTCCCGAGGTTGTGACGCGATTGCGGCATGGAAAGATTTAAAG AATCACGTTACCCGATGCGAGTTTGCACTGGTTCCATGTGTGAGGGCAGCCGAAGGTTGTACAGCGTTGCTGCCCAGAGATATGTACGATTCACACGTCAGAGAGACGTGCGACTTCCTACCCGTTACATGTAACAGTTGTCAAACGGTTACCCTGAAGGGTAAATTCCAG GCCCACATCGAAAAGGATTGCCCTAAAGCCATGATAAGTTGCCCCTTTTCGTGCGGAACACCTAAATTTTTCAGAGAACAG TTAGACACTCACAGAGAACAGTGCCCTAACAAACCCAACCAGTGTTCATTCTCTAGCATAGGCTGCGAGTTCAAG GGAACTCTGCAGTCGGTACAAAGCCACGAGAAAGATGACCTTGCATCCCATCTCCAGCTGCTTTCAAAATACACATCTGCTATGGAGCGCCGAAATGCAGACATCATGACAGAATTATCT GATCTTAGACAAGAGAAAGCGAAATGGCACCAACATGCAAAGGCATTGGAGGAGCAGTGCAACttgttgaaaaaagaaaattctGCTgttaaaaaatcagaaaaagaaCTTACGG TTCTGATTGCGCACCACGGAGAACGTGTAATTGGCCTAGACAGGAAGATCGAAGATAAAGCCTTGATGACCACCACAGACAAAGCTTGTCCGTGA
- the LOC117322936 gene encoding TNF receptor-associated factor 3-like isoform X2 yields MNFDDKQSSLNLSGPPLTLSSTDRLTGTLGNLSLSSSLGTPEDTPEFVQLDPSCYCVHCKLVVREALQLLCGHHVCLLCLDPLFGDEDVKICSVDDCGYQISKSEVFPDTFKRREVLKQKVYCTFRSRGCDAIAAWKDLKNHVTRCEFALVPCVRAAEGCTALLPRDMYDSHVRETCDFLPVTCNSCQTVTLKGKFQAHIEKDCPKAMISCPFSCGTPKFFREQLDTHREQCPNKPNQCSFSSIGCEFKGTLQSVQSHEKDDLASHLQLLSKYTSAMERRNADIMTELSDLRQEKAKWHQHAKALEEQCNLLKKENSAVKKSEKELTGSDCAPRRTCNWPRQEDRR; encoded by the exons ATGAATTTTGACGACAAACAAAGCTCCCTAAATCTGTCGGGTCCGCCATTAACGTTGTCAAGTACGGATCGTTTGACTGGAACTCTAGGGAATCTGAGTTTGTCCAGCTCCCTTGGGACTCCAGAAGATACACCCGAATTTGTACAACTTGATCCTTCGTGTTACTGTGTTCACTGCAAGCTTGTTGTGAGAGAAGCATTGCAACTTTTGTGCGGCCATCATGTTTGTCTACTTTGCCTTGATCCACTGTTTGGTGATGAAGACGTTAAAATATGTTCTGTCGATGACTGTGGGTACCAGATAAGCAAGTCGGAG GTTTTTCCAGATACATTCAAACGTCGAGAGGTTCTGAAGCAGAAAGTTTACTGTACATTTAGGTCCCGAGGTTGTGACGCGATTGCGGCATGGAAAGATTTAAAG AATCACGTTACCCGATGCGAGTTTGCACTGGTTCCATGTGTGAGGGCAGCCGAAGGTTGTACAGCGTTGCTGCCCAGAGATATGTACGATTCACACGTCAGAGAGACGTGCGACTTCCTACCCGTTACATGTAACAGTTGTCAAACGGTTACCCTGAAGGGTAAATTCCAG GCCCACATCGAAAAGGATTGCCCTAAAGCCATGATAAGTTGCCCCTTTTCGTGCGGAACACCTAAATTTTTCAGAGAACAG TTAGACACTCACAGAGAACAGTGCCCTAACAAACCCAACCAGTGTTCATTCTCTAGCATAGGCTGCGAGTTCAAG GGAACTCTGCAGTCGGTACAAAGCCACGAGAAAGATGACCTTGCATCCCATCTCCAGCTGCTTTCAAAATACACATCTGCTATGGAGCGCCGAAATGCAGACATCATGACAGAATTATCT GATCTTAGACAAGAGAAAGCGAAATGGCACCAACATGCAAAGGCATTGGAGGAGCAGTGCAACttgttgaaaaaagaaaattctGCTgttaaaaaatcagaaaaagaaCTTACGG GTTCTGATTGCGCACCACGGAGAACGTGTAATTGGCCTAGACAGGAAGATCGAAGATAA